ccttcaatgttcataatcctgtgggacgtcaAAGAACTCACACACATGTCGCAAAGGGTAGGGAatgtagttcctggtgttgcggtctgtcttctgtggtgtctCTGTTGTTGGGAGGGTAactgctcggagatattagcgacaccaagctactctaaaatccgagagTAAACAAACTTGAAGATATGATGATGAAGCAGAGTTTTCAGGAGTGAAACAAACATGTCAACACATGAAcgtaaaaatggcaaaaaataaATGTCCATGACGAACACGATACACCCATTTCAGTAATTCATGATCTGGAAgacaaaacaatggttgttcTGTCCGCTGAGATAAACagcaaaacaatcttattgttttctcctccagattgggaattaaCTGAAAGGGGTTTATAGCGAAGGATGGTTCACAGTGGAATGGACCACAAATAGGACGTTTTGACTCGATGAATGATTTTCGATTTGCCGAAGCGAGtaacttttgaaagaaaaagtaTATAAAACACCTCAATGCTGTCCAGCATAAGAAGTCATCTGGAGGAAACATGGCAGCCAGTTTGGGTTCCCCCCCAACATGGCACCGAGTCAGGTGCGTGTTTGCTCTCTCCTGATACGTTCGAAATATTAGCTTTATAATTATATTCTCCTTCACCGTCCAATCAGCCTTGCTCGATTTGGTTTTTTTACGATATCGatatatacctcttactaatcGAGGACCGTACTGTAAAACTACGGATCACGTTTTTTCGTGCTTAGGCcataaatcaactggaaaaaaacgaggatccgtatcCGCATCTCTGTGGTAATTAGCCACGCGGGAAAGGAACTAGTTGAAGTCACGCGAAAGGTTGACCACAAAGACTGCCGTGTTAAAATCCGAAAAACGAAATCTTCtaggctgtttgaaatagttgcttacaaaattcaaaatgttttacaagtttatgtaacagaagacatgaaaaacttgctacaGAATGTTTTTATCGAAATTCAAATTTAGCAGGCCGTACtctagaatacggcccgctaatttagctcATCACAGCGCGCGTAATATTTGAGAGATGTAATaagtaacaattattccatgagcccgagttggatatgaagtgataaaataaccaacgagcgcgtagcgcgagttggttataatcacttcatatccaacaagggcgaatggaataatcgttttagtaaattctcaaaccgggttttgccgccgatttttatttccacaattttacaaagcgtccggaaagagcatcttggcgcactattttccatatgatgTAAAACgtcgactattggctcatagtcatagtcggagttttttagccaatcaaaaagctagaaaatgcaatagtcggagatGAAAATTTAGTGAACTAGTGGCGCGATCCCCTAAAGGCGCTTTTGAGTCCTTTTTTCCGAAGTGAAGATTGTGTGGACCACAAAGGAAGGCCAGACTAGGAATCCCCCCAAAAGGCTTGTCATGAAAAGATAAAGCCCAGACAACGAGAAGACAAGTTTTTCCCTTTTAAGAGTAcgaatttatttccttttcgGATATCGACAACCATGTATTCGTTGCTCAACGCTCTGAGTACTTCTCGTACCAAGCATGTTATAGTTACTATCGGTGGGGAAGAGTATTATATGTACGGTCAGGTTATTGGTCACGTACTTGTAGTAGTTCCCCAAGACAAGAAAACACACAGTATTTTAGGAACACAACGATTCTATTAGCAAGATGGCGGACTCTCTAGAGCACATGGTTTTCTACGTCACGTGACGTAAACGTCACTGTCACTACACTACATCCCCCCCTTACATAATACAAAACTCACTATCACGGAAATAGCTAATGTCCAAATAACCAATGTCCAGAAAcctcaaacaaataaactggcaTAAAGCCATCTACTCAGATTAGCACTGGATGTTCTGGAGTTAAAGCACAAAAGGACACAAAATCACTCATCCATGCTGGAGGGCGCCTAACACGAGTGGTCCTTGAAGGAAGGGGGCTTGCACTGGATTCGGGAGGTAGGTTAAGTTGCTTATCAACGTAGGTCGGCGGGGTCAAGACAGTTGTTTCTAATTGTCTTCCAGTGGGCGTGTCCTCCTCCTGGTCTCCTTCGTGAACTTCAGTGGCTTCAGTGGCAGGGTCCGGCTGGATAAACTTTTTCATGTGGCTCGCATTACGCAGCTTGGTATTTCCTTCATGATCTTGTATTAGGACAGCATTGCCCTTCTTTTCTACCACTTTGTATGGTAATGGGTCGCAGTTGGGAAACAGTTTATTGTCACGGCTTTTGTTGAGTAAGATTTGATCTCCTTCTCCAATATCACTGTATTGTGCTGACCGCTTGCTGTCTGCATATTCTTTCTGTCGAAGTTTCCCCCGCGCATCTCGTTCGCGAAGAAGTTGCTGCCAGTGAGCCTCGGTGATTCTCTCACTTGGAATGGTGACTCTTGGGAGTTTATCTTTGAGGCGTCGACCCATCAAGAGCTCGGCTGGGGACAATCCAGACACTGTGTGTGGTGTGGTTCGGTACTGGAAGAGGAAATTTTGCAGTACCCTTTTCCAGTCTTTACCCTCTAAAGTGGCAATTCTTATTATCTTCAGTAAGGTCTCGTTACAGCGCTCGACTTGACCATTACTCTGTGGCCAGTAGGGGATTCCCTTGAGGTGAACTATTCCTAGATAATCTAGAAAGCCTTCAAATTCTGCAGAGGAAAATGGCGGGCCATTGTCACTACGGACACTCTCAGGTATGCCATGTGTTTGAAAGATACCCTCCATAGCTCTTGTGACGTGTGATGCATCTGTCTTTCTTAACAAGATAACTTCGGGCCAGCGTGAGTAGTTGTCTACTACTACGAGCAGGTGGTTTCCACCGGGAATCTCCAATAGATCAACGGCAATGTCACCCCATGGAACTTCAGGTAATGTTGTTGACCTGATAGGTTCGGTCTTACTTCTAGGGCCGACTAGCTGGCAAGGGTGACATGTTTTTACAAACTGTTCAACCTGCTTGTCCATGTTGGGCCACCATACCTTTTCTCTGAGGCGAGCCTTTGTGCGTGTCATACCCTGGTGACCCTCATGTGCGAGTGCAATAGTATGCTTCCAGAGGCTTTCTGGCATAATAATACGGTCGCCTCGGAGGACAAGCTGGCCAAGGACCCATAGTTCTTGCGCCAAAGCTTTATACATTGTGCCGATAAGCAACTCCACTCTCCTGAGGTAACAGCTTGACGCACCAACTGTAACGGGGGATCTTTTGCAGATGCTTGCTCAACTTGCTGGGGTGTAAGTGCTGCTGGCACGGCTTCACAAGCTATGCTGCAGGCATATTCTGTGCTTTCACGGGCATCATGGTCCTGAGCTGGACCTACTGGGAGCCGGCTTAGAGCATCAGCAGAGTTCTCTTTCCCCGAAATGTGCGTCACTACATAACGAAATTGTTGGAGGTATAAAAACCATCTTTCAATGCGTGCTGATGGGGGTGTACTCTTAACGCCCAGGACGGTTACCAACGGTTTGTGGTCTGTGCGGAGCTCAAACTCCATTCCATACAAGTAGAGGTAGAATTTTTGACAGGCCCAACGGACGGCTAGTGCCTCCCTTTCCTTTTGGGAATACCTCTTCTCCACATTACTTAGCTTGCGGCTGGCGTAGTACACTGGCCTGTATGAACCAtcctcttgttgttgttctaGGACTGCCCCAAGGCCAACAGGTGATGCGTCTGTTACAAGGCGGGTCTTAGCATCTTTGGCGAAGTAGGCCATGACTGGGGTGTTTGTTAACAACTTCTTAATTTCTTCAAAAGCTTCTTCTTCCTTAGTACCCCACTTCCAGGACTTGCCAGTGCATGTTAGGTCCCAGAGGGGGCTTGATATTGTCGAAAATCCAGGGATGAATTTGGCACAGAATTGGGCAGAGCCTAGGAAGCTTCTCACTTCGGATTGATTTTGGGGTCTCGGTGCATCAACAATCGCTTCCACTCTCTTCTTGGAGACCTGCAGCCCCTCCCCTGTAAGTACTTCTCCCATGTAAGTACTTCTGTAAGTACTTCTCCCATGTACTCATAGTTGAGTGTCAGTCCATGCTCTTCAAACTTGCGCATTACTTTGTCAAGGTTTTCATCGTGCTCCTTGTGGTCACGCCCCACTACTCTCACATCATCATGCAAGTTGTAAGCGCCGGGGCAATCCTTCAGGATTTGCCATATTAGCTGCTGAAATTTTTCTGTTGCCATGTTGACCCCAAACAAAAGCCGCTTGTATCGATACAGGCCATTCGGGGCTGCGAACGTGGTTATGTCACGCGAGTCAGGGTGGAGCTCTATTTGATGAAACGCCATGTTTAGGTCGAGTTTGCTGAAAACTTTTGCTTCTGAAATCTCCTGTAATGTTTCTTTCACAGTAGGGACGGGGTGCTTTTCCCTGAGGATTGCACGATTCGCCTGTCTCATATCCAAACAAATGCGAATGTCTCCGTTGGGCTTCTCTACAGCGACAAGTGGGTTGATCCAGCTGGTGGGCCCATTGACTTTCTCAATGACACCCAGTTCTTCTAACTGCTTCAACTTTGCCGTCACTTTTTGTCTCCTGCTAAATGGTATTCGGCGAAGGGGTTGTGCCACAGGTGGGATACTGTCATCCTGGTGTAACTTTAGTTGATACCCCTTTAGTTTGCCCAGGCCCTCAAAAACTTTGGGAAATTGAACCCTAAGAGCAGCTTTCTTGTCTGGAGGTTGGGCATGGTCAATGTTTGCATTGCAGTTGTTAACATTAATTCCAACCTTAAGGATTGCAAGCATCTCTGACGTTTTACGACCTAGCAGAGTTGCAGCCTGCCCTGGGACTATATAAAATTCTGCAACGGCTGATATTTTGGTCTGCGGTACAGTGACTCTTAACATGCAGCTTCCCTTCAGATCTAGCGGTTTCGAGTGTGTATATGCATACACATGTTTATCACACCCTGCTAAGGGTGCCTTTCCCCGGTTAGGGAATGAAACACATGCTCTGACATGAGATTACAACTGGCGCCtgaatcaacaataacattaacTATCTTATCATTTATACACAGTTCTAATGTTTCAAAGCATTCACTAGTGGAGGCAGTAAACACGTAGAATGCATCATCCCTTGAGTCCTCGCTATCCGCTTGTTGGGTGACGGCATGCACTTTCTCTCGTCTCCCCCCTTTCCTGGCCTGCAGAGGGCGGGTTCTCCCATGATTGGTGGGGTGGGTGGTGTTGCTAGCATGTTCTTGTTGGTATCGgcaacaaacagcaaaatggccTAGTCTGCCACAGGACTCGCAAACATGGTCACGTGAGCACCGACAGTCCTTGGCCTGGTGCCCGATTTTGTTACAATTCCAACATCTGCCTTGGAATTTCATTTGGGAAGTAGTTTGTTTCTCAGCAAGCTGCACTCTGTTGATTTGGTCTTCGGGCTGTACAAGGATCAGGGCATCCTTATCATGACACTGGCTTACTACTTCTAACAGCTTGGATAAGGTTAAGTTCTCGGACCGATATAATTTGGACTTCAAGTTTTTGTCCTTGATATGTGTTAGCACTTGGTCTCTCGTCATATTGTCTTTCTCTTCTCCATATTCGCAATGTTCAGCTAAGCTGCTTAGTCTGGTTACAAAGTTATTTATTCGCTCACCTGGTGCAGGCGTTGCTCCTAGAAAATTTTGTCGCGCCTTTGGGATGTTCTTCTTCAATTTGAAATAATCGTTGAGCGACTCCATCGCTTTCTTGTAGTCTTTAGCGTCGCCCTTCGTTTCCTCAGGAATGGTACGGAAGATTTCTCTGACACCCGGCCCTGCTAGGTGTAGAAGAAGGGCTCGTTGCTGTTTCGGGTCGTCGATGCCTGATGCTGTCACGAAAAGTTCGTATTAATCCTTCCAAATTCGCCAACGCTGCCAAAGAGTGGCAGGCTCGCCAACTGTGTCAAACGCCCAGGACCAGTTAGTCCACTTAAACAGACGGCCATAGCTCAAAATTCCTGACAAACTCGTCTTCTGTTCGATCTTTTTATCCTCGTCGCAAAATGTAGTAGTTCCGCAAGACAAGAAAACACACAGTATTTTAGGAACACAACGATTCTATTAGCAAGATGGCGGACTCTCTAGAGCACATGGTTTTCTACGTCACGTGACGTAAACGTCACTGTCACTACACTACAGTACTGGAAGTGAAAGAGCAGCCACAGTTGTCACAGACTGCAGTTCAAATCTTtatcaaattttttttattgcagtCAGTTATTAAATCGGAGTAAGTCAAAGGCTCATATGACGCGGTAAGTGCAGAGGCATTCCATAGACTTCTGCCTCTAATAGGTGCCGCTAACTTCGAGTTAAACATCCGGCGCAGGGACAACAAAACTGTGATTCAGTCACAAGAGAAATATGGGGTTATTGTCTTGAACGTAACATCTGAATAAGTGCCTCTCACCGGCCGGGTTGAGAAAACACTGAAGCAGATAGGGAATCGAGGCAGCTTAATTGACCGTACTGAATGAAAGTTAGAGCCAGAAATATCCTACTCGGTCACCAAGCGATTCGGTCAGCCCAGCATTGACTTGTTTGCATCTCGTTTAAATAAACATTGTCCAGTTTATGCCTCGTGGAGGCCTGACCCAGATGCGGTGCCGTTCTCGACCTGCAAAAGATGGTGATACTACAAGTGGATCCTCCACTGATGATCACACACAGGGTAACACTCCTGACACTCCCAATGTGCCAAAAACCTCATCCACTGAGGATGCCCGTCTTTTATACAGCGACTCCACAAAAACAGAGGCATTTCTGAGAGGGCAACCACCATTGTCTTACAAACACGGCGCCAGTCATCACAGAAACAGTATGATCTACACATAAGGAAATGGCTCCTTTTCTGTactaaaaggcaagcaaatccCATTTGCCCAACTACAAGTGTATGGCTGTGGATTCCCTGACATCCCTTTACGATGAAGGATTGAGCTACATCAGTATAAACTCAGCAAGAAGTGCTCTGTCGGCTATTTTGGACATTCCAGACTCAGCTCACCCGACCTTTGGTGAGCACCCTGATTTAAAAAGATTCGTGAAGGGCGTTTTCCAAAGCCGGCCCCTTCTCCCTCGGTATAGCAAAACTTGGGATGTCAACTTGGTACTCCAATACCTTGGCTCCATGGGCAACTCCCAGAAACTCTCACTCAAAGACTTGACATTGAAATTAACTGTTAGTTGCGTTAACCACAGCCCAGAGAGCACAGTATCTGCACCTTTTAGACAATCTAAGCATGGTACAAGAGGATACTGCTTATACGTGTGCTAATCAGGAGAGTAGTGGCACCAGAAATCTAGGTGGGTATTTAATACCTCTATAGGGTATGGGCGTGACTTCTTGTGCGATTGATGACACAATCCCAATCAAACATCGACTTACGGTAAGTATCGTTTAATTTTTGGTCTTTCAAGCTTCTCTAcgcgcaattgctaaaattgtgttcataactgagaggatcatagtttcacttgtaTTCAAACTCAGTTGTTGTGAGCCGTGGACAAAACAATGTGCATGGTCACGGTCAAGTTAACATGACGAGTGATGTCAGATGtcactgttctcgcttttgaagtttccagagtttcataaccagtccatcGAGATGAACTATGCTCAAAGCCACAGACGAATGCAATTGATTTCAGTAAACGCACGTGTCTCCTCGCGAAAGGCAAATTTTCGTTCGAGAGTTTCGCGCGTTCTACTTTCGACAAAAATTCAACTAGGAGGCATTAAATCAACCCAAATAAACTTCTTAACCCACATATacttcttaaggacggtgcctactaattaaagatatttttgccccagtgtgtgattatgcagaaactgtagatcttaacaagtgttattgcaatccaaaatgaaaattgggggtaaccacgcatttttccaaagataattcatgaataatatttgtaaaaagctttaaaatacaaagcaatgtatggcgttctttctcaaattgaagcttaattatctctgaaaaatgcatggttacccccaattttctttttggataccaagagtacttactaagatctactttctccctgttttagtaagcatcaccgataggaaatccgagtgtgtcgagatgcgcagaacgtatgcgcaataacaatagtaggcaccgtccttaaggcccGTTTACACATGCGATTTTTGTCGCAGCAACTTCATGTAAATTTTGTCGCGCTCAAGTGTAAACCGGGTGCGATTTCAATGCCATTTTACAGCGATTTGACGCCGCGATAAACAGCGATTTGGGTGCAACTCACGGAAACACTGTAACTTTGAGCAGTAGTGTCGCTTCAGCGCAGGTGTATACGCTTTGTTTTCAAAGCGGAAATTTTTTGGCGTTGACTCACCTGAAAATTGAGAcataaataccggtaaatgagTCGTTGATATTGCTCTTTCATATTTGCTTTTAACCGCCAGCGATGCCGCCGCCTTCTTGTCGTGCCGTTTATAATCTGCACAACTGGTGTTAAACAAACATGGGTAATTTTGACACAATTCAGTCAATGCCGCTTCTTCATTGCAACTCCACGAACGGTTTTTGGTCGCTTTTTCTCTGTCATGACGCTGCGTGACATAACCTCCCGAGGGGTCCCTCGTGATTCAACATTGAAAAATCGCAGCAAAATtgcttctcaaactcattaataattcataaatgaatgaaggggtagtttctaaagaaactgtggtgctgcgtcggtggggaagtagtatacaaaaatttggttttatcaacggagttgataatgtaaagtggccaccgtacagatattctaaaagctgacgtttcgagcgttagcccttcgtcagagcgaatcgagggattatgggttacgtgtagtttttatagtagagtaggagctacgctattggtggtaccatggcaacgtgaaaaataggaatatattagttaaatgaaaagcgttcgttaataccgtgaggattaagggtgccgatttgaaagatgaatttttgttccagattcttgcggctttccgtcgtacctagatgtacggaaaggccgcagatagccatgtgttttttggagtggttaggcagattaaaatggcgagcgactggcttagatgcatccttgtcattcttctcaacatcgcgatgttgagaagaatgacaaggtggccaatttacattatcaactccgttgataaaaccaaatttttgtataattcataaagtcaactacaaatcactgcatgtataccacatcacgtgcatgtgtttggatacccaatgaaaaacaatataccattctccagtgaaagtggtatataccactaAAATATGCACAATAACAACTTGCACAAAATCAATGAAGGATAGCGCTCCCCAGAAGAATTGCTTACTTCTTGAACGAACTTCGACAGCCAGTAGTTGAGACTGCATGCAGACATCTCTGTAATGGTCGTGTCCAAAGTTTGTACTCCTTCTTCAAAGTCTTTCGTGGTAAAAAGACCGCCGGGTTCCAAAGTACAGGACTTCACTAATCGATTCTGTTTCCATTCCTCGAAAACGTTACACGACCATGGCCATTTGGTTTTATAAGTTGTTGATTTCGGTACTGCGTTATCAACACTTTTCTTCTCATCCAGCACACTTTTCGGCTGCCGAAATCTCTCGAAAGACTTTGTTGCGGTATACATCCTGACTAAACCACAACTGAACTTGTAAATGCAACTTTCACATCTCAGAATAAATCAAATCGcatcataaatgcaaattaattaagccggtgaaaaacatctttgatattgaaattatccaggaaggaatgttagatagcaaacaattctaattggaagtctttgtttatgATTTGTTTGAGAGTGATCATGAGAAGTTacggccgagtgcttttattgtttcgaggtgtttggataccccgatgaaacacgaagcacgagttttggaaatagcaCATCAACTTTCGAGCAAATTCGAAACCCTTGCGATATCGCGGCGTCAAATCGCTGGAAAATCGCATTCAAAACGCACCCAGTTTAAACGTGCGATTTTTGAATTGCATGTGTAAACGGGCCATTTAGTTGAGGAAATCCATTTTGACGACATCTTGCTCAAACATACTTTAAGTTACCATGATCTAGTGATAAAATTTTTCCTCCGTCAGCAAAGGAGAAGTTTAATTTGAAGAGGGTGTATTTAATGAGGAAACATCTCAATGATAAAAATTATTCCAGGAAGGACCTTAAGGATCAAAGATTCGGTAGTTTGTCAACAGGTGTGGCAAATTTGAAGTCGCTTAGAAATAGTTCAGCTGCTCTGAGATAAATGAGTCTGTAGGATTGACGAATAGTGACATCGGCCACTCCAGCGATGTCGCCAATTtctacaacaaaaggaaaaataaaagaatatcgAAACCTCTTAAAAATTCCTGCGAACATCACGACGCTTTTTGGGGGGTG
The sequence above is a segment of the Montipora foliosa isolate CH-2021 chromosome 2, ASM3666993v2, whole genome shotgun sequence genome. Coding sequences within it:
- the LOC137988015 gene encoding uncharacterized protein, with protein sequence MGRRLKDKLPRVTIPSERITEAHWQQLLRERDARGKLRQKEYADSKRSAQYSDIGEGDQILLNKSRDNKLFPNCDPLPYKVVEKKGNAVLIQDHEGNTKLRNASHMKKFIQPDPATEATEVHEGDQEEDTPTGRQLETTVLTPPTYVDKQLNLPPESSASPLPSRTTRVRRPPAWMSDFVSFCALTPEHPVLI